The Gouania willdenowi chromosome 3, fGouWil2.1, whole genome shotgun sequence genome includes a region encoding these proteins:
- the vegfd gene encoding vascular endothelial growth factor D isoform X1 has translation MKQDICGLSCLASLLVVLGWVDVANGLHREGGIRQVMKQWERKVRSSSSLDELLRLADFPDWKLWKCRLRFQQPDAQMETLSSPPSVGSHRSTRYAAESYSLEILKAIDEEWQRTQCMPRETCMDVAKELGTDPSMFFKPPCVSVHRCSGCCNQEGVTCRNTTTVDVNKTVLSVIPFKFVPEPVLIKVANHTECKCMEPAIIRRNAQPHRSSGCSLMGQLSEAEDSRRLCARGLIWDFSTERCIPFPSITPELPFTSWMPDCEIDVEHCSCLPRPMPTPSHGPIPRCHLNSSICAHRHQQFDQNSCRCRWSK, from the exons ATGAAACAGGACATATGTGGACTCTCCTGCCTGGCGTCTCTGTTGGTGGTTCTCGGCTGGGTAGATGTTGCCAATGGTCTCCACAGGGAGGGAGGGATTAGG CAGGTGATGAAGCAGTGGGAAAGGAAAGTCCGTTCATCCTCCAGTTTGGACGAGCTGCTGAGACTGGCTGACTTTCCTGACTGGAAGCTGTGGAAGTGTCGTCTCCGTTTCCAGCAGCCAGACGCTCAGATGGAGACCCTCTCATCTCCACCCTCAGTGGGCTCACACCGCTCCACACGCTACGCCGCTGAATCCTACAGCCTGGAGATACTCAAAG CTATAGATGAAGAGTGGCAGCGTACTCAGTGCATGCCCAGGGAAACATGTATGGATGTGGCCAAAGAGCTTGGTACTGACCCCTCCATGTTCTTCAAGCCTCCCTGTGTGTCTGTCCACAG GTGCAGTGGCTGCTGTAATCAAGAAGGCGTCACCTGCAGAAACACGACTACTGTTGATGTGAATAAAACT GTCCTTAGTGTGATTCCCTTCAAATTTGTACCCGAGCCTGTGCTAATAAAGGTGGCGAACCACACAGAGTGCAAGTGCATGGAGCCCGCAATAATACGACGAAATGCTCAGCCTCACAGGAGCAGTGG CTGCTCATTGATGGGTCAACTGTCAGAGGCGGAGGACTCCAGGAGACTTTGTGCACGAGGGTTAATTTGGGATTTTTCAACAGAGAGATGTATACCTTTCCCCTCCATTACGCCAG aaCTTCCTTTCACTTCATGGATGCCCGACTGTGAGATAGATGTGGAGCACTGCAGCTGCCTCCCCAGACCAATGCCCACTCCATCACATGGACCCATTCCTCGCTGTCACCTCAACTCTTCTATCTGTGCTCACAGGCATCAACAATTTGATCAGAACTCCTGCAG ATGCAGATGGTCCAAGTAG
- the vegfd gene encoding vascular endothelial growth factor D isoform X2 produces MKQDICGLSCLASLLVVLGWVDVANGLHREGGIRVMKQWERKVRSSSSLDELLRLADFPDWKLWKCRLRFQQPDAQMETLSSPPSVGSHRSTRYAAESYSLEILKAIDEEWQRTQCMPRETCMDVAKELGTDPSMFFKPPCVSVHRCSGCCNQEGVTCRNTTTVDVNKTVLSVIPFKFVPEPVLIKVANHTECKCMEPAIIRRNAQPHRSSGCSLMGQLSEAEDSRRLCARGLIWDFSTERCIPFPSITPELPFTSWMPDCEIDVEHCSCLPRPMPTPSHGPIPRCHLNSSICAHRHQQFDQNSCRCRWSK; encoded by the exons ATGAAACAGGACATATGTGGACTCTCCTGCCTGGCGTCTCTGTTGGTGGTTCTCGGCTGGGTAGATGTTGCCAATGGTCTCCACAGGGAGGGAGGGATTAGG GTGATGAAGCAGTGGGAAAGGAAAGTCCGTTCATCCTCCAGTTTGGACGAGCTGCTGAGACTGGCTGACTTTCCTGACTGGAAGCTGTGGAAGTGTCGTCTCCGTTTCCAGCAGCCAGACGCTCAGATGGAGACCCTCTCATCTCCACCCTCAGTGGGCTCACACCGCTCCACACGCTACGCCGCTGAATCCTACAGCCTGGAGATACTCAAAG CTATAGATGAAGAGTGGCAGCGTACTCAGTGCATGCCCAGGGAAACATGTATGGATGTGGCCAAAGAGCTTGGTACTGACCCCTCCATGTTCTTCAAGCCTCCCTGTGTGTCTGTCCACAG GTGCAGTGGCTGCTGTAATCAAGAAGGCGTCACCTGCAGAAACACGACTACTGTTGATGTGAATAAAACT GTCCTTAGTGTGATTCCCTTCAAATTTGTACCCGAGCCTGTGCTAATAAAGGTGGCGAACCACACAGAGTGCAAGTGCATGGAGCCCGCAATAATACGACGAAATGCTCAGCCTCACAGGAGCAGTGG CTGCTCATTGATGGGTCAACTGTCAGAGGCGGAGGACTCCAGGAGACTTTGTGCACGAGGGTTAATTTGGGATTTTTCAACAGAGAGATGTATACCTTTCCCCTCCATTACGCCAG aaCTTCCTTTCACTTCATGGATGCCCGACTGTGAGATAGATGTGGAGCACTGCAGCTGCCTCCCCAGACCAATGCCCACTCCATCACATGGACCCATTCCTCGCTGTCACCTCAACTCTTCTATCTGTGCTCACAGGCATCAACAATTTGATCAGAACTCCTGCAG ATGCAGATGGTCCAAGTAG
- the vegfd gene encoding vascular endothelial growth factor D isoform X3 produces the protein MKQDICGLSCLASLLVVLGWVDVANGLHREGGIRQVMKQWERKVRSSSSLDELLRLADFPDWKLWKCRLRFQQPDAQMETLSSPPSVGSHRSTRYAAESYSLEILKAIDEEWQRTQCMPRETCMDVAKELGTDPSMFFKPPCVSVHRCSGCCNQEGVTCRNTTTVDVLSVIPFKFVPEPVLIKVANHTECKCMEPAIIRRNAQPHRSSGCSLMGQLSEAEDSRRLCARGLIWDFSTERCIPFPSITPELPFTSWMPDCEIDVEHCSCLPRPMPTPSHGPIPRCHLNSSICAHRHQQFDQNSCRCRWSK, from the exons ATGAAACAGGACATATGTGGACTCTCCTGCCTGGCGTCTCTGTTGGTGGTTCTCGGCTGGGTAGATGTTGCCAATGGTCTCCACAGGGAGGGAGGGATTAGG CAGGTGATGAAGCAGTGGGAAAGGAAAGTCCGTTCATCCTCCAGTTTGGACGAGCTGCTGAGACTGGCTGACTTTCCTGACTGGAAGCTGTGGAAGTGTCGTCTCCGTTTCCAGCAGCCAGACGCTCAGATGGAGACCCTCTCATCTCCACCCTCAGTGGGCTCACACCGCTCCACACGCTACGCCGCTGAATCCTACAGCCTGGAGATACTCAAAG CTATAGATGAAGAGTGGCAGCGTACTCAGTGCATGCCCAGGGAAACATGTATGGATGTGGCCAAAGAGCTTGGTACTGACCCCTCCATGTTCTTCAAGCCTCCCTGTGTGTCTGTCCACAG GTGCAGTGGCTGCTGTAATCAAGAAGGCGTCACCTGCAGAAACACGACTACTGTTGAT GTCCTTAGTGTGATTCCCTTCAAATTTGTACCCGAGCCTGTGCTAATAAAGGTGGCGAACCACACAGAGTGCAAGTGCATGGAGCCCGCAATAATACGACGAAATGCTCAGCCTCACAGGAGCAGTGG CTGCTCATTGATGGGTCAACTGTCAGAGGCGGAGGACTCCAGGAGACTTTGTGCACGAGGGTTAATTTGGGATTTTTCAACAGAGAGATGTATACCTTTCCCCTCCATTACGCCAG aaCTTCCTTTCACTTCATGGATGCCCGACTGTGAGATAGATGTGGAGCACTGCAGCTGCCTCCCCAGACCAATGCCCACTCCATCACATGGACCCATTCCTCGCTGTCACCTCAACTCTTCTATCTGTGCTCACAGGCATCAACAATTTGATCAGAACTCCTGCAG ATGCAGATGGTCCAAGTAG
- the pir gene encoding pirin, whose protein sequence is MTTRRVEKIVLSVEQSEGVGARVRRSIGRKELRNLDPFLMLDEFRVNKPAGFPDHPHRGFETVTYVLAGITAHEDFCGHSGRLGPGDLQWMTAGKGVVHAEMPVSEEPVMGLQLWVNLPRREKMVEPAYQELKSSQIPKPSQEGVTVTVISGDALGAKSKVLTRTPTLYLDFKLQEGAQHEQPIPLGWTAFIYTLSGFVHVGPNEEQQRIEPHHTVVLGDGDSVRVENKGSEVSHFVLIAGEPIKEPVVQHGPFVMTSQDEISAAIRDYQNCRNGFERAKNWRSKIRDSC, encoded by the exons ATGACCACGAGAAGAGTGGAGAAAATAGTGCTGAGCGTGGAACAGAGTGAGGGAGTGGGAGCACGGGTCCGCAGGAGTATCGGCAGAAAGGAG TTAAGGAATTTGGACCCTTTTCTGATGCTGGATGAGTTCAGAGTGAACAAGCCTGCAGGATTTCCAGACCACCCCCACAGAGGATTTGAGACG GTAACATACGTGTTGGCGGGGATTACAGCTCATGAGGATTTCTGTGGACATTCAGGGCGTCTGGGGCCTGGAGATCTGCAG TGGATGACTGCGGGAAAGGGGGTGGTGCATGCCGAGATGCCCGTTTCAGAAGAGCCTGTCATGGGTTTACAGCTGTGGGTGAACCTTCCTCGTCGTGAGAAGATGGTGGAACCAGCCTACCAGGAGCTTAAAAGCTCACAGATCCCCAAACCCAGCCAGGAAGGAGTGACAGTCACTGTGATATCTGGTGACGCTTTAGGAGCAAAG TCAAAGGTATTGACAAGGACACCAACTCTGTACCTGGATTTTAAACTTCAGGAAGGAGCTCAGCATGAGCAGCCGATCCCTTTAG GTTGGACTGCATTTATTTATACGCTCTCTGGCTTTGTTCATGTTg GGCCGAATGAGGAGCAGCAGCGGATAGAGCCCCACCACACCGTAGTGTTGGGTGATGGAGACTCTGTTAGGGTTGAAAACAAG GGCTCTGAGGTTTCCCATTTTGTCCTGATTGCTGGAGAGCCCATCAAAGAGCCTGTGGTACAACATG GTCCATTTGTAATGACCAGTCAGGATGAGATCAGTGCAGCAATCAGGGATTACCAGAACTGCAGGAATGGCTTTGAAAGAGCCAAAAATTGGAGGTCCAAGATCAGAGATTCCTGCTGA